The Geoalkalibacter subterraneus genome contains the following window.
TCTTATATGTCAGGGCACAGGTGGTCTGGCATCGGGCGCGCAGGCGGTCGAGGATGCCTTCAGGGCTGAGTTTGAAAAGCACGGCGTTGAAGGGAAAGTCGGTAAACGCTGTACCGTAGTCGGAACAGGCTGCCGCGGATTGTGTGCGAATGACGTTCTGGTTGATATTTGTATTCCCGGCCAGGAGGCAGTGACCTACGATTTTGTCAAGCCGGAGCTTGTTACACAGATCGTCGAAGAACACATATTGAAGGGGGAGGTTGTCGCGAAGAAAAAGGCAGGCCCCTACTACAATAAATTTCTTGAAAAGCAGATGCGCGTTGTATTTTCCCGCTGCGGGACCATCGATGCGGAGAGCCTTGACGATTTCCTGGCGCATGAAGGCTTTACCGGAATCAAAAAAGCGGTAAAGATGAAGCCGCAGGAAGTTATTGACGAGGTTAAAAAGTCCGGTCTTCGTGGTCGTGGCGGCGGTGGTTTCCCGACCGGCGTCAAATGGGGCTTTTGTGCCGCCTCTCCTGGCGATGACAAGTACCTGATCTGCAACGCTGACGAAGGTGATCCGGGGGCCTTTATGGACCGTTCAATCCTCGAAGGCGACCCCTATGGACTCATCGAGGGGATGATGATCGCGGCTTATGCGATCGGGTGCAAGAACGGTTACGTTTATGTGCGTGCCGAATATCCCTTGGCCATCCAGCGTCTGCAAAAAGCGATTGATGTCTGTTACGAAAAAGGCTTCCTTGGGAAGGATTGCATGGGTCTTGGTTTTGATTTCGATCTGAAAATCAAGGCCGGTGCCGGCGCATTTGTCTGCGGTGAGGAAACAGCTCTCATGGCTTCCATCGAAGGTGAGCGCGGCATGCCCAGGCCCCGTCCTCCTTTCCCCGCTGTGCGTGGTCTCTGGACCAAGCCGACCAACATCAATAACGTTGAAACTTTTGCCAACGTTTCCTTCATTTTCTACAAAGGTGCAGACTGGTACTCGTCCATCGGCACCGAGGGTACCAAGGGTACCAAGATTTTCGCCCTGACCGGAAAGATCAAGCACACCGGCCTGGTGGAAGTTCCTGCCGGTATTACCATGCGGGAAGTTATCTACGACGTGTGCGGCGGGATTCTCAACAACCGCAAGTTTAAGGCGGTTCAGGCCGGGGGGCCCTCCGGTGGCTGTCTCCCGGGCGAGGCCATTGATGCCCAGGTCGACTACGATTCTCTCATCAAGGCCGGTGCAATGATGGGTTCCGGCGGTCTGGTTGTTATGGACGAAACGACCTGCATGGTTGATATCGCCCGTTTCTTCCTCAACTTTACCCGGGCCGAGTCCTGCGGCAAATGCGTACCCTGTCGTATCGGGCTGAAAAACATGCTTGATATTCTGGAGCGTATCACCGAGGGACATGGGCGCGAGGGTGATATCGAGCTTCTTGAGGATATGTGTGTCGATATCAAAAAGGCCTCGCTGTGCGGCCTTGGCCAGACCGCGCCGAATCCTGTCCTGTCGACCATCCGCTATTTCCGAGATGAATACGAAGCACATATCAAAGACCAGCGATGCCCCTCCAACAGCTGCAAGGCGCTGCTCAAGTTCGAGGTCATCGAAGAGGCCTGCAAGAAGTGCGGCCTGTGCTACAAGATCTGCCCGGTCGATGCAATCAAATGGGAAAAGGGTGAGGTCGCGATCATCGACAAGGAGAAGTGCACCGAGTGTACTTCCTGCTACGATGCCTGCCGGTTTATGGCCATCGAATAGCCGAACCCCCAGACGAACAAGGATGAGGTCGAGATGGTTAATCTGACGATAGATGGAAAACAGGTCAAGGTGGATAAGACATCCACCATTCTGGAGGCGGCCGAGCAGGCAGGAATTCGTATTCCGGTTCTGTGTCACGCGAAAAAGCTTCTTCCCTACGGTGCCTGCCGTGTTTGCCTGGTTGAAGTTGAGCAGATGAAGGGGCGTTTGATCCCTGCCTGCACCACTCCGGTGACGGATGGCATGGTTGTCACCACCATGTCCGATGAAATCAAGAAGGTTCGCAAGACGGTCCTTGAATTTCTTCTGGTCAATCATGTTGTTGACTGCCCCATCTGCGACAAAGGCGGGGAGTGCGACCTTCAGGACCTGACCTATGAATACGAGGTCACCAAAAACCGCTTTGACGATGCGAAATTCAACTGGGAGACTGACGAGCGCAACCCTTTTATCGAGCGCAACATGAACCGTTGCGTACTCTGCGGTAAGTGTGTCCGCGTCTGTGACGAGATTGTCGCTTACGGTTCCTATAGTTTTATCGAGCGCGGTTTCGATACCAAGGTTGCCACTGCCTATGATCGCGGTCTTGATTGCGAGTTCTGCGGGCAGTGTGTGTCCATGTGCCCTGTCGGTGCCTTGCTGCCCAGACCGTTCAAATTCAAGGCGCGCCCCTGGCAGCTCAAGGAAGTTGACACCGTCTGCGGCTATTGCGGCAATGGATGCACGGTCACTCTTGGCGTACTCAATAATAAGGTTGAAACGATCCGTTTTAACGATAAAAACGGCGTCAATGACGGCAATCTGTGCGTTCGCGGCCGTTTTGGATATTCTTTTATCAATTCAGAAGACCGCATCACACGTCCTATGATCCGGCGCAACGGCCGGCTTGAGCCTGCAACCTGGAGCGAAGCGATCGATGCCGTGGTCTCCGGGTTTAAAAAAGCCGGCAGCGAAAAGGGCGTCGGTATCCTTTCGGGCGGCCGGTTGACCAACGAGGAGTTCTTCCTCCTCAAGAAGCTCGCCGCAAATTCCATCAAGACGCCTCATCTCGATCACTCCGGTGGTGAGTGCTACAAGGGCGTCACTGTCGGTATGCGTCAGACTCTGGGGATCGCTGCATCGACTGGAACCTATCCCCAGGTTGAAGAGTGCGATGCGATCCTTTCGATCCGTTCCGATTTTTACGAAACTCACCCTGTCTTCGGGATGGTCGTCAACCAGGCGGTCAAGCGTCATGATGCACAGTTGATTCTTGTCAGTGACAAAAAGGGGAAATTTACCAAGCTTCCCCATGCGCAGACCCTTTTGTCCAAACCTGGAACCGAGCTCAGTGTCATTAACGCCATGTGCCAGTACCTGTTAGCGGAAGGTCTGGCCGCAACCGAAGGCGTCGAGGGCGTTGATGAGCTTAAGAAAGCACTCTCGGATCAAACTCCCGCAAAGGTTGCAAAGCTGACGGGAGTTGATGCCGAAGCCATCAAGTCTGCGGCCAAAAAGCTGGCAGAAAGCAAGAACGTAGCGATTCTGCTCGCTTATGGTCTTCCCTATTCCGCACAAAGCGCAGAGCTTGGCACCGCTGCCGCCAACCTGTCCATTCTGACCGGCGCTGTGGATTCGGAAAAAGGTGGGCTCTATCTCTGCGGCGAAAAGGCGAACAGCCAGGGTGCTCTTGATCTGAACATTCTCCCCGGAGACAAGGGGTTCGGTGCTCAGAAAATGCTCGAAGCCGCATCCGATGGGAAGCTTTCCGCACTGTATCTGATCGGCGAAGACCCGGTGGTCTCTTACCCTGATCGCGCCAAGGTAATAAAAGCACTTGAAAAGGTTCCCTTCCTGGTGGTGCAGGATATCTTCATGACTGCCAGCTGCGAAGAAGCCGACGTCATTCTGCCGGCCACCTCTTTTGCGGAGAAGGATGGCACCTTCACCAACGCTGAAAGACGGATCCAGCGGGTTCGCCCAGGAGTTCCTTCTCCCGGGGAAGCTAAAACCGATCTGGCCATTTTCAGTCTGATTGCCGGACGATTCGGCGACCAGTTGAGCTATACCGGCCCCGCCGCCATCTTCGCTGAACTTAAGCAGGAGGCGCCCGGGTACCAGGCGATTGAGTTTGACAAGATCGGCCCGCAAGGGGTTGTCTGGGGCGGAGAGAATCTCAAGCCCGCGTTCAAGAAGCTTGTCGCAGTTGAAGGCAGCAAGCCTGTCGAGGCACGTTTCCAGATGGTGACAGGCAGTGCCCTTTATCATAGCGGAACCCTTTCGACTCACGCCAAGGGGCCCCTGGCTGCCATGCCTGAACCCTACGTTGAATTCGGGGCAGAGGATGCAGCTGAACTTGCGCTGAAAGAGGGTGAGACGGTTGCGGTCAAGGGCAACGGTGCCGAACTTCGGCTTAAGGTAAAGCTGGGCAAAAGACTACCCAAAGGTCTGGTTTTCGTTCCTTACCACTTCGGTGATGCCGGGGTGAACCAGATTTATCGCGGTGAATCAAGCGTACCTGTTGAAATCAGCAAATAAGGTACGTCCTGGGAGAAGCCATGGAATGCCCCAAATGCAATGCTCCCGTTTCGGTCAACGCCCGTTTCTGTGATCAATGCGGTATCAATCTCAAAGAGGATGCAGATTTTTTGCACCGCAAAGCGCTAGATCGGTTTCACAGGGGGATGATCGAAGAGGCTCTCGCTGATTGGGAAAATATTTTGAAGCGAGACCCTGGCAATAGTACCGTCAGGTACTATCAGGGGTTGGCATTGTATGATCAGGGGCGTCTTGAAGAGGCAGCGGCCTCTTTTGAAAAAGCGCTTTCCGGAGCAGAAAATCCATTCAGGATTTATTTCAAGCTGGGAATGGCACAGTATGGGCTGGGTGATCTCCCGGCCAGCATCAGAAGCTTTGAGCGTGCCAGGGAGATCAATCCCGGCAGCGCAGAAACACACTATCGATTAGGACTCTCCCATCTTAGAAATACAGACCTTGCCAATGCGGAATCTGCTTTGGAGGAGGCTGTTCGGATAAATCCTGAATACACTCGGGCGCTTTATATGCTCGGGATGGTCTTTGCGCAAAAAGGTGAGCCCGCTTCGGCGATTGAACAGTTTAATAAGGTTGTAAAGCTTAGCCCAACCTACACAGCAGCGATATTTGAACTGGGTATGGCTCATTTGAAAAACGGAAATTTGAATCAAGCTTCCCAGGAATTTGCGCGAGCGGTTGAGTCTAATCCCGGGTTTGCACCGGCCCATTACATGCTTGGCGAAACCTTTTACAAACGAGGTGATTTTGGTGAAGCCATCGGTGCTTTTGAAAAGGTACTCAAAATCAATTCAAGGGATGCGGATGCGCTGGTTCGTATTGCTGAATGCAACATGCAACTGGATCTGCTTGACGGGGCACGAAAGGCGATAAGCCGAGCTCTGGAAATTAATCCGAATCATCGCGAAGTTCTGTATTTAAGCCAGCATCTCGGGGAAATGACAACTCCGCATAAGCCTGGATTTTAATGAACACCCTTAATATTCTGCAGAGAGAGGAATGCCATGACGCCTGTTAGTCTCTCCAACAACTGGCCCCTGTTCCTGACCACCATGATCGTGAAGATCCTGGTTGTGTTCGTGGTTCTCATTCTGATCGTTGCTTACGCGACCTGGGTCGAACGTAAGGTTATCGGTCACATGCAAACACGCCTCGGTCCGATGGAAACCGGGTGGCACGGGCTCTTACAGCCTATAGCCGACGGCCTCAAACTTTTCTTCAAAGAAGACATCATTCCAAGCCAGGCCAGCAAATTCACCTTTGTGCTGGCTCCGATGATGCTTCTGGTTCCGGCTTTTATCACCTTCGCCGTTGTGCCGTTCGGGCCGGACATTGAGATCGGAGGCTATCTGGTCACTCAGCAGATTGCAGATCTCAATGTTGGTGTCCTCTACGTTCTGGCCATGGCGGGGCTTGGGGCTTACGGGATCGTCCTCGCAGGCTGGTCGTCGAACAGTAAATATTCGCTGCTTGGCGGCATCCGTTCGACGGCCCAGATGATTTCCTATGAGCTGGCAGCCGGCCTCTCTATCGTGGCGGTGTTCATGCTGGCTGAGACGTTGAGCCTGCGCGAGATCGTTATGCTGCAGCGCGAGCCTCTCTGGGGGGTGGTCGATTTTCTTCCCAACTGGTACGTATTTTCTCAGCCTCTAGCCTTCGGTCTCTTTGTAGTGGCCTCCCTGGCCGAGATCAACCGTGTCCCTTTTGACCTTCCTGAAGCGGAAACAGAACTCGTCTCTGGTTTCTGCACCGAATATTCTTCCATGAAATACGCCCTGTTTTTCATGGCTGAATATGCCAACATGGTCGTCATTTCGGCCATTGCCGCTACGCTGTTTCTTGGTGGATGGTCCGGACCTTTCCCCGGATTTATCAACCTGTTGATTAAAATTTTTGCTTTCATGTTCTTCTTCATCTGGCTGCGTGCAACCTTCCCTCGCGTTCGCTACGATCAGTTGATGAAGCTGGGGTGGAAAATCATGCTGCCTCTCGGTCTGGTCAATATTGCCCTTACCGCTGTGGTAGTCATCCTGATGCAATAACCCTTTGAGGAGACGAGGACACGACCATGTTCAAAGAGTTTGCCAAAGGTCTGAGCATAACTTTCAAGCATCTGCTTCCAGGCCACAGCACGACGGTTCAATACCCTCATGTTAAACTCAAGCCTTCCGACCGCTTTCGCGGCCTGCATCGTCTGGTGCCGACTCAGGATCGGGAGAAGTGCGTGGCCTGTTATCTGTGCCCCACTGTCTGCCCCGCCAAGTGCATCACAGTAGAGTCGGCCGAGAACGATAAAGGGGAGAAGTACCCCGCGGTCTACCGCATCGACCTTCTTCGCTGCATCTTCTGCGGCTACTGCGTCGAGGCCTGTCCTGTAGAGGCGATTGAAATGACAGCCGAATACGAGCTGGCCAATTATCAGCGCGAAATTTTCGCCTACAATAAAGAGCGGTTGCTGCGTTAAGCGGAAAGGAGCGATTTTCCATGGAAGTCTTGTTCTTTTATCTGGTTGCCTTGGTTGCCATTATATCGGGCCTTCTTGTGGTCACATGCAGGAACCCGGTCAACAGTGGCATATCCCTGGTCATGACCTTTTTCTGCCTGGCGATCTTTTATGTCATGCTCTATGCGCCCTTTATGGCCGCTGTTCAGATCATGGTCTACGCCGGGGCGATCATGGTGCTGATCCTGTTCGTCATCATGCTTCTTAATCTCGGCAGTGAGATGAATAAGCGCTACATGCACGGTATTCTCGGTGGGGCGATCGCAGCCGGCATTCTGCTGGTGCAAGCCATGATGTTTGTTCGGGGCGGCGAGGTTACCAGCATTCGTGGTGATATTACCCACGAGAAAATTCTGTCCCAGGGGCATACCCAGATTATCGGCGAGAAGATGT
Protein-coding sequences here:
- the nuoF gene encoding NADH-quinone oxidoreductase subunit NuoF yields the protein MAEKAEELRVLICQGTGGLASGAQAVEDAFRAEFEKHGVEGKVGKRCTVVGTGCRGLCANDVLVDICIPGQEAVTYDFVKPELVTQIVEEHILKGEVVAKKKAGPYYNKFLEKQMRVVFSRCGTIDAESLDDFLAHEGFTGIKKAVKMKPQEVIDEVKKSGLRGRGGGGFPTGVKWGFCAASPGDDKYLICNADEGDPGAFMDRSILEGDPYGLIEGMMIAAYAIGCKNGYVYVRAEYPLAIQRLQKAIDVCYEKGFLGKDCMGLGFDFDLKIKAGAGAFVCGEETALMASIEGERGMPRPRPPFPAVRGLWTKPTNINNVETFANVSFIFYKGADWYSSIGTEGTKGTKIFALTGKIKHTGLVEVPAGITMREVIYDVCGGILNNRKFKAVQAGGPSGGCLPGEAIDAQVDYDSLIKAGAMMGSGGLVVMDETTCMVDIARFFLNFTRAESCGKCVPCRIGLKNMLDILERITEGHGREGDIELLEDMCVDIKKASLCGLGQTAPNPVLSTIRYFRDEYEAHIKDQRCPSNSCKALLKFEVIEEACKKCGLCYKICPVDAIKWEKGEVAIIDKEKCTECTSCYDACRFMAIE
- the nuoG gene encoding NADH-quinone oxidoreductase subunit NuoG, with translation MVNLTIDGKQVKVDKTSTILEAAEQAGIRIPVLCHAKKLLPYGACRVCLVEVEQMKGRLIPACTTPVTDGMVVTTMSDEIKKVRKTVLEFLLVNHVVDCPICDKGGECDLQDLTYEYEVTKNRFDDAKFNWETDERNPFIERNMNRCVLCGKCVRVCDEIVAYGSYSFIERGFDTKVATAYDRGLDCEFCGQCVSMCPVGALLPRPFKFKARPWQLKEVDTVCGYCGNGCTVTLGVLNNKVETIRFNDKNGVNDGNLCVRGRFGYSFINSEDRITRPMIRRNGRLEPATWSEAIDAVVSGFKKAGSEKGVGILSGGRLTNEEFFLLKKLAANSIKTPHLDHSGGECYKGVTVGMRQTLGIAASTGTYPQVEECDAILSIRSDFYETHPVFGMVVNQAVKRHDAQLILVSDKKGKFTKLPHAQTLLSKPGTELSVINAMCQYLLAEGLAATEGVEGVDELKKALSDQTPAKVAKLTGVDAEAIKSAAKKLAESKNVAILLAYGLPYSAQSAELGTAAANLSILTGAVDSEKGGLYLCGEKANSQGALDLNILPGDKGFGAQKMLEAASDGKLSALYLIGEDPVVSYPDRAKVIKALEKVPFLVVQDIFMTASCEEADVILPATSFAEKDGTFTNAERRIQRVRPGVPSPGEAKTDLAIFSLIAGRFGDQLSYTGPAAIFAELKQEAPGYQAIEFDKIGPQGVVWGGENLKPAFKKLVAVEGSKPVEARFQMVTGSALYHSGTLSTHAKGPLAAMPEPYVEFGAEDAAELALKEGETVAVKGNGAELRLKVKLGKRLPKGLVFVPYHFGDAGVNQIYRGESSVPVEISK
- a CDS encoding tetratricopeptide repeat protein gives rise to the protein MECPKCNAPVSVNARFCDQCGINLKEDADFLHRKALDRFHRGMIEEALADWENILKRDPGNSTVRYYQGLALYDQGRLEEAAASFEKALSGAENPFRIYFKLGMAQYGLGDLPASIRSFERAREINPGSAETHYRLGLSHLRNTDLANAESALEEAVRINPEYTRALYMLGMVFAQKGEPASAIEQFNKVVKLSPTYTAAIFELGMAHLKNGNLNQASQEFARAVESNPGFAPAHYMLGETFYKRGDFGEAIGAFEKVLKINSRDADALVRIAECNMQLDLLDGARKAISRALEINPNHREVLYLSQHLGEMTTPHKPGF
- the nuoH gene encoding NADH-quinone oxidoreductase subunit NuoH, encoding MTPVSLSNNWPLFLTTMIVKILVVFVVLILIVAYATWVERKVIGHMQTRLGPMETGWHGLLQPIADGLKLFFKEDIIPSQASKFTFVLAPMMLLVPAFITFAVVPFGPDIEIGGYLVTQQIADLNVGVLYVLAMAGLGAYGIVLAGWSSNSKYSLLGGIRSTAQMISYELAAGLSIVAVFMLAETLSLREIVMLQREPLWGVVDFLPNWYVFSQPLAFGLFVVASLAEINRVPFDLPEAETELVSGFCTEYSSMKYALFFMAEYANMVVISAIAATLFLGGWSGPFPGFINLLIKIFAFMFFFIWLRATFPRVRYDQLMKLGWKIMLPLGLVNIALTAVVVILMQ
- a CDS encoding NuoI/complex I 23 kDa subunit family protein, coding for MFKEFAKGLSITFKHLLPGHSTTVQYPHVKLKPSDRFRGLHRLVPTQDREKCVACYLCPTVCPAKCITVESAENDKGEKYPAVYRIDLLRCIFCGYCVEACPVEAIEMTAEYELANYQREIFAYNKERLLR
- a CDS encoding NADH-quinone oxidoreductase subunit J; amino-acid sequence: MEVLFFYLVALVAIISGLLVVTCRNPVNSGISLVMTFFCLAIFYVMLYAPFMAAVQIMVYAGAIMVLILFVIMLLNLGSEMNKRYMHGILGGAIAAGILLVQAMMFVRGGEVTSIRGDITHEKILSQGHTQIIGEKMFTEYVLPFEIAGILLLVALMGALILAKKKV